A stretch of DNA from Streptomyces venezuelae:
GTGAACGGTCCGCTCATCGTTCAAAGCGACAAGACGCTCCTCCTCGAAGTCGACCACGAGCTCGCAGACGCCGCGCGGCGCGCCATCGCGCCCTTCGCGGAACTGGAGCGCGCCCCGGAGCACATCCACACCTACCGGATCACCCCGCTCGGCCTGTGGAACGCCCGGGCCGCCGGGCACGACGCCGAGCAGGTGGTGGACGCGCTGGTGGAGTACTCCCGGTATCCCGTCCCGCATGCGCTGCTGGTCGACGTCGCCGAGACCATGGCCCGGTACGGGCGGCTCACCCTCTCCAAGCACCCGGTGCACGGGCTGGTGCTGACCAGCACCGACCGGCCGGTGCTCGAGGAGATCCTGCGGTCCAAGCGGATCACCCCGCTGGTCGGGGCGCGGATCGACGCCGACACCGTGGCCGTGCACCCCTCCGAGCGCGGGCAGATCAAGCAGACCCTGCTCAAGCTGGGCTGGCCGGCCGAGGACCTGGCCGGGTACGTGGACGGCGAGGCGCACCCCATCGAGCTGGCCGAGGACGGGTGGAAGCTGCGGCCCTACCAGCGGCAGGCCGTGGACGGGTTCTGGCACGGCGGGTCCGGGGTGGTCGTACTGCCCTGCGGCGCGGGCAAGACGCTGGTCGGCGCGGGCGCCATGGCCGAGGCGAAGGCGACCACGCTGATCCTGGTGACGAACACGGTGTCGGCCCGGCAGTGGAAGCACGAGCTGGTCCGGCGCACCTCCCTGACGGAGGACGAGATCGGCGAGTACAGCGGCACCCGGAAGGAGATCCGGCCGGTCACCATCGCCACCTACCAGGTCCTGACGACCAAGCGGAAGGGCATCTACCCGCACCTGGAGCTGTTCGACTCCCGGGACTGGGGCCTGATCGTCTACGACGAGGTGCACCTGCTGCCCGCGCCGGTCTTCAAGTTCACCGCCGACCTCCAGGCCCGGCGGCGGCTCGGCCTGACCGCCACCCTGGTCCGGGAGGACGGCCGGGAGTCGGACGTGTTCTCGCTGATCGGGCCGAAGCGGTTCGACGCGCCCTGGAAGGAGATCGAGGCGCAGGGCTACATCGCGCCGGCGGACTGCGTCGAGGTGCGGGTAAACCTGACCGAGAGCGAGCGGCTGGCGTACGCGACGGCCGAGACGGAGGAGAAGTACCGCTTCTGCGCGACCACCGCGACCAAGCGGAAGGTGACGGAGGCGCTGGTCCGGAAGCACCGGGGCGAACAGACGCTGGTCATCGGGCAGTACATCGACCAGCTCGATGAACTCGGCGAGCACCTGGACGCGCCCGTGATCAAGGGTGAGACCTCCAACGCGCAGCGCGAGAAGCTCTTCGACGCGTTCCGCGAGGGCGAGATCAGCGTGCTGGTCGTGTCCAAGGTCGCGAACTTCTCGATCGACTTGCCGGAGGCGACGGTCGCCATCCAGGTCTCCGGTACCTTCGGCTCCCGCCAGGAGGAGGCCCAGCGGCTCGGGCGGGTCCTGCGCCCGAAGGCGGACGGCCACGAGGCGCGGTTCTACTCGGTGGTCGCCCGCGACACCATCGACCAGGACTTCGCCGCCCACCGCCAGCGCTTCCTCGCGGAACAGGGCTACGCCTACCGGATCATGGACGCCGACGAACTGCTCAAGGAGAACTGACCGGAGCACGGGGGCCGCTACCGCGGGCCCGGGCCCGGGCCCGGCCCCCTTCGGCGCCCGGCCCGGCTACCGGTCCCGGCCCGGCTCCGGGTCGGCCTCCGGGTCGTCCGGGACGGCGTACAGCCCGGCCAGGAGCTCCGCGGCCTCCGCCTCGTCCGCGGCGGACCGCGCCTCGTCCTCCTCCCAGGCCACGTCCTGGAACAGGCCGGTCGTGCGCCACCGCGCCGGCTCCCGGTCCCAGTCGTCCTGGTCGATCCGCCCGTAGGCCAGGTCGCCCTCGCTGTAGCAGAGCCGCAGCCCCGCGCCGACCACCCGGTACCGGTCGTGTCCGGGAAACACCTCCCGGTGGAGCCACAGCCCGTCGTCCCGCTCCACCCCGCCCACGTACGCCTCGAACTCCTCGCGGAGTACGTCGTCCAGGTCGCCGGCCTGCTCCGGCCGCAGCCCGGAGACCGCGCAGACGGCCAAATTGGTCTCCTTGAGCACCGCCGCGAGGCCGGGAATGGTGAAGGTCTTCCACAGGGCGGGCTCGCGCGCCAGGAGGTGGGCGGCCAGGTCCACCGCCCGGACCCCGGACGCGTACAGCTGGGGGTGGCACACGGAGGCGATCGCCACTCCGAGGTCACGGCGGTGCTCCGGGATCACCCGCAGCAGCCGGGCCAGCACCTCGCGGTCGATCTGCCCGGGCTCCACCCGGTCCTCGTCGAAGAACAGTCCCACGGTCAGCGACTCCACCGCGTCCACCCCCTTCTGCCGGGCCCGCTGCCCGGACCCGGACCATTCGTTGCGGAAGTCGTCGTCGGACAGCCCGGCAGGGGAGCGCAGTGTCTGTCCGGTGAAGTAGTCCCACTCCGCCTGGGCCGCCGTCTGCGGCTGCCCGAAGACCAGCGCCGACAGCACCAAGGGACGACGGTCGCCGCCGGCGGCCCGGACCACCGTGCCCAGCCCGGCGAAGAGCACCGGTTCCTCGGCTGCGTTCCAGAGCGTGCCCCCGGCCGTGGACGTGGTGAGCCACACC
This window harbors:
- a CDS encoding DNA repair helicase XPB, whose product is MNGPLIVQSDKTLLLEVDHELADAARRAIAPFAELERAPEHIHTYRITPLGLWNARAAGHDAEQVVDALVEYSRYPVPHALLVDVAETMARYGRLTLSKHPVHGLVLTSTDRPVLEEILRSKRITPLVGARIDADTVAVHPSERGQIKQTLLKLGWPAEDLAGYVDGEAHPIELAEDGWKLRPYQRQAVDGFWHGGSGVVVLPCGAGKTLVGAGAMAEAKATTLILVTNTVSARQWKHELVRRTSLTEDEIGEYSGTRKEIRPVTIATYQVLTTKRKGIYPHLELFDSRDWGLIVYDEVHLLPAPVFKFTADLQARRRLGLTATLVREDGRESDVFSLIGPKRFDAPWKEIEAQGYIAPADCVEVRVNLTESERLAYATAETEEKYRFCATTATKRKVTEALVRKHRGEQTLVIGQYIDQLDELGEHLDAPVIKGETSNAQREKLFDAFREGEISVLVVSKVANFSIDLPEATVAIQVSGTFGSRQEEAQRLGRVLRPKADGHEARFYSVVARDTIDQDFAAHRQRFLAEQGYAYRIMDADELLKEN